A section of the Geoalkalibacter ferrihydriticus DSM 17813 genome encodes:
- the coaBC gene encoding bifunctional phosphopantothenoylcysteine decarboxylase/phosphopantothenate--cysteine ligase CoaBC, with the protein MLREKTIVLGVCGGIAAYKAAELVRLYVKAGAEVHVIMTRSAQEFITPLTFQTLTGNPVHCELFNLLQEREIGHISLADRADVFVVAPATANVVGKVASGIADDLLTTTLMATKAPVLFAPAMNVNMWENPVYQQNQAKLAALGLRFVEPATGFLACGWEGKGKLADTGHIFEETLAVLMPQDLVGETVLVTAGPTREEIDPVRFVSNYSSGKMGYALARAARLRGARVLLVSGPSALTAPWGVERICVVSAEEMRNAVLDRWGEVSIAIKAAAVADYRPARRSERKVKKADRESLSLELEKNPDILAELGLRKGDRFLVGFAAETCDLLENARKKMRAKNLDLMVANDVTQERAGFDVDTNIVRLLQPDGTEEALPEMTKDEVARHILDRIQSLRKGT; encoded by the coding sequence CTGTTGCGTGAAAAAACCATCGTCCTCGGAGTCTGCGGGGGAATTGCCGCCTATAAGGCGGCGGAACTGGTGCGGCTCTATGTCAAGGCGGGAGCCGAGGTGCATGTGATCATGACCCGCAGCGCCCAGGAGTTCATAACGCCGCTGACTTTTCAGACGCTCACCGGCAATCCTGTCCATTGCGAGCTCTTCAACCTCTTGCAGGAGCGCGAAATCGGCCATATCTCCCTGGCCGACCGCGCCGATGTCTTTGTCGTGGCACCGGCCACCGCCAATGTCGTCGGCAAGGTCGCTTCGGGCATCGCCGATGACCTGCTGACCACGACCCTCATGGCGACCAAGGCGCCGGTGCTGTTTGCGCCGGCCATGAACGTCAACATGTGGGAGAACCCTGTTTACCAGCAGAACCAGGCCAAGCTTGCGGCCCTCGGCCTGCGATTCGTCGAGCCGGCGACCGGGTTTCTCGCCTGCGGCTGGGAAGGCAAAGGCAAACTGGCCGACACTGGACATATTTTCGAAGAAACCCTGGCCGTATTGATGCCCCAGGATTTGGTCGGCGAAACAGTCCTGGTTACCGCCGGTCCGACGCGCGAAGAAATAGATCCGGTGCGCTTCGTCAGTAACTACTCATCGGGTAAGATGGGTTATGCCCTGGCCCGTGCTGCGCGGTTGCGCGGCGCGCGGGTGTTGCTGGTGAGTGGGCCGAGCGCCCTGACGGCTCCTTGGGGGGTAGAGCGGATTTGCGTGGTGAGTGCTGAAGAGATGCGTAACGCGGTGCTGGATCGCTGGGGTGAGGTCAGCATTGCGATCAAGGCGGCCGCCGTGGCCGATTATCGCCCAGCGCGACGCAGTGAGCGCAAGGTTAAAAAAGCAGATCGGGAGTCACTGAGTTTGGAGTTGGAGAAAAACCCCGACATACTCGCGGAACTCGGACTCCGCAAGGGGGACCGATTTCTGGTGGGATTTGCCGCAGAAACCTGCGACTTGCTGGAGAATGCCCGCAAGAAAATGCGTGCCAAGAACCTGGACCTGATGGTGGCCAACGACGTGACCCAGGAGCGAGCCGGCTTTGATGTCGACACCAACATCGTGCGCCTTCTGCAGCCCGACGGGACAGAAGAGGCTTTGCCCGAAATGACCAAGGACGAGGTCGCCCGGCACATCCTCGATCGCATCCAGTCCCTGCGCAAGGGGACCTGA
- a CDS encoding MBL fold metallo-hydrolase, which translates to MIVERIVVGPLQVNCFILACPQTLEAAVIDPGAEGERITAALQRLGATAKLVINTHGHFDHIGANHLLVEQTGAELLIHRGDLALLDKAEQHAALYGLSVSASAPPSRMLDGGETLTLGSLEVKVLATPGHSPGGISLYVDDHVFTGDALFAGSIGRTDLPGGDLDQLLTAIRDQLLVLPEDTLVHPGHGPDSSIGREKRSNPFL; encoded by the coding sequence GTGATTGTTGAACGCATAGTCGTGGGGCCTTTGCAGGTCAACTGTTTCATCCTTGCCTGTCCGCAGACCCTGGAGGCCGCCGTCATTGATCCGGGCGCGGAGGGCGAACGCATTACGGCCGCTTTGCAGCGGCTCGGCGCAACGGCGAAGCTGGTGATCAACACCCATGGCCATTTTGACCACATTGGCGCCAACCACCTGTTGGTGGAGCAGACCGGCGCCGAACTGCTCATTCACCGCGGCGATCTCGCTCTGCTGGACAAGGCTGAGCAGCATGCCGCCCTTTATGGATTGAGCGTGAGCGCCTCCGCGCCTCCTTCGCGAATGCTTGACGGGGGCGAAACTCTGACCCTGGGCAGCCTGGAGGTTAAGGTGTTGGCAACCCCCGGTCATTCTCCCGGGGGAATTTCTCTGTATGTGGACGACCATGTTTTTACCGGAGACGCACTGTTTGCAGGCTCCATCGGTCGTACCGACCTGCCCGGCGGCGACCTTGACCAATTGCTGACGGCGATTCGCGACCAACTGCTGGTTCTGCCCGAAGACACACTGGTGCATCCGGGTCATGGTCCGGATTCCAGCATCGGCCGTGAGAAACGTTCCAACCCCTTTCTCTAA